One Acetobacterium sp. KB-1 DNA segment encodes these proteins:
- a CDS encoding iron ABC transporter permease: MKSKWINLILIIGLIGLGLFAINVGKVNLTEIDSEIGKTIFYKIRFPRVLAAIFVGSALGSSGVILQGLLQNPLADSYTLGISSGAAFGACLAIYVNIAFGVALPIQILAIVFSYVVIAIVMWLSRVKGTLDSANVILAGIIIGSIFSAGISLLKSLADEDVVEMVYWLMGNLASKPIEKVCVVAVITAIGYFIASRYMEELNILTLGREEAKSVGIAYDFVYRLLLLTAVTLTAFAVSLCGIIGFVGLVVPHLCRIFVGADNRKVLPMSALLGALFLLLADTITRTVLQHEIPVGVLTTMVGGPFFIYIFIMKKR, from the coding sequence ATGAAAAGTAAATGGATTAATTTGATTCTTATAATTGGACTGATTGGACTTGGGCTATTTGCAATAAATGTTGGTAAAGTGAATCTAACGGAAATAGATTCTGAGATTGGGAAAACGATTTTTTATAAAATTCGTTTTCCCAGAGTGTTGGCGGCGATATTTGTGGGAAGCGCATTAGGGTCAAGTGGTGTAATTTTACAAGGCTTACTCCAAAATCCTTTAGCAGATTCCTATACCTTAGGAATTTCATCAGGAGCCGCCTTTGGAGCATGTTTGGCAATTTACGTTAATATTGCCTTTGGGGTGGCACTGCCAATTCAGATTTTGGCAATTGTCTTTAGTTATGTTGTAATTGCAATTGTGATGTGGTTATCACGAGTAAAAGGCACCTTGGATTCGGCTAATGTAATCTTAGCTGGAATTATTATTGGAAGCATTTTTTCAGCAGGAATTAGCTTATTAAAGAGTTTAGCAGATGAAGATGTTGTTGAAATGGTCTATTGGTTGATGGGAAATTTAGCATCAAAACCTATTGAAAAAGTATGTGTTGTTGCGGTTATTACTGCGATTGGATATTTTATAGCATCCCGGTATATGGAAGAATTAAATATTCTTACATTAGGAAGAGAAGAGGCCAAATCCGTTGGAATTGCTTATGATTTTGTATATCGTTTATTATTATTGACAGCTGTCACATTAACCGCATTTGCAGTATCATTGTGTGGCATTATTGGATTTGTTGGTTTGGTTGTACCACATTTATGTCGTATTTTTGTTGGCGCAGATAATCGTAAAGTATTGCCAATGAGTGCCCTTTTAGGGGCCTTGTTTTTATTATTAGCTGATACTATAACCCGAACTGTTTTGCAACATGAAATACCAGTTGGGGTATTAACGACCATGGTTGGAGGGCCGTTTTTTATTTATATTTTTATTATGAAAAAGAGGTAA
- a CDS encoding LysR family transcriptional regulator — MRIDLLKEFIALSRNLNFSKTAEEMFITQSVLSKHIAALEEEVGASLFTRSHHHLELTVIGRILLTEANIIVNQYDESMKKVKMAVAGLEMELRIGYLHAHTREILGPSAQLFEQACPHVKLTLLSCDYGDLPQKLKTNEVDVIITLDFDQELLSSWCDTYKLYPDVLRVAVSKNHPLARKKSVAIDELFSQRILLPANDKFNGYATYMNKVFNAEKIPPNKMLRYECISSSLLMAEAGDGVAIIPGKLKFYANDRIRCIPLKGDQYRFDVIAACRKEDKSPAIRKFIQALTESQQMKEG, encoded by the coding sequence ATGCGAATTGATTTATTGAAAGAGTTTATTGCGCTTTCCAGAAATCTTAATTTCAGCAAAACGGCAGAGGAAATGTTTATTACCCAATCAGTATTGAGTAAGCACATTGCCGCCCTGGAAGAAGAAGTCGGAGCGTCTTTATTTACCAGAAGCCACCACCATTTGGAACTGACCGTGATTGGCCGGATCTTATTGACCGAGGCCAATATTATTGTCAATCAGTATGATGAGAGCATGAAAAAAGTAAAAATGGCCGTCGCCGGGCTTGAAATGGAATTACGAATCGGTTATCTCCATGCCCACACCAGGGAAATTCTGGGACCATCGGCGCAATTATTTGAACAGGCCTGTCCCCACGTTAAACTGACTTTGCTTTCCTGCGATTATGGCGATCTACCGCAAAAATTAAAGACCAATGAGGTCGATGTTATTATCACCCTCGATTTCGACCAGGAGCTGCTCAGTTCCTGGTGCGATACTTATAAATTATATCCCGATGTGCTGCGGGTGGCAGTCAGCAAAAACCATCCGCTGGCCAGAAAGAAAAGTGTGGCCATTGATGAACTCTTTTCACAGCGGATTCTGCTGCCGGCCAATGACAAATTCAATGGCTATGCAACCTATATGAATAAGGTTTTCAACGCCGAAAAAATACCCCCGAATAAGATGCTCCGTTATGAGTGTATCAGCTCATCCTTATTGATGGCCGAAGCCGGGGATGGAGTGGCGATTATTCCCGGAAAGCTCAAGTTCTATGCCAATGACCGGATCCGCTGCATTCCTCTCAAAGGGGATCAGTACCGATTTGATGTGATCGCAGCCTGCCGGAAAGAAGATAAGAGCCCGGCGATCCGCAAGTTTATTCAGGCCTTGACAGAAAGTCAGCAAATGAAGGAGGGGTAA
- a CDS encoding FAD-dependent oxidoreductase, with product MNLKYPNLFSPIKIGNITYKNRIFSAPISLQELSPELTLTQENIAFFELRAKGGAANVTVGVANVLDTGRGHTKELALDNPLIMPSLTHCARTIRRHGSIPSIELCHAGMFAGLPNLENPHPTNIPYGPLYEVAADGTVVRPWDEGMIMELVEAFANGARLVKTAGFEMLMVHAAHGWLLSQFISPTNTRCDQFGGSFENRMRFPVMVLKAIREAVGPGFPIEFRMNAVELFEEGHGLDEAIEIAKYVQEYVDIIHVSAGNQKIGETFVRTHPDMFLPHGVNVEYAAAIKKHVNIPVAVVGAITDPDLCEEIIASGKADIVEMARGLMADPFLPQKAMEGRDQDIRKCMRCHVCFDTIIMTRDTACALNPVIGEEELYFSPPAAPAKLKKVLVAGGGPGGMQAAITAAERGHNVILCEATDKLGGQILCEAHVDFKKNYFEFGQWLIHQLEQLDNVEIRLNTRVDAKLVDEIKPDALICALGSDPLVLDIPGIDDERVIYAAELAKENPNIGQKVVVIGAGLVGCESAIHFLREKKDVTLIECRDDFAVDANAFHKMALNINLRDGADIRLNTTVKAITKAGVVAVDQDGNEVVFPADTIFCAAGMKSKSEDVEALRGSVMEFWPIGDCVKPGKVQTAIQHGYYAALDL from the coding sequence ATGAACCTGAAGTACCCCAATCTTTTTTCCCCCATCAAAATTGGAAACATCACCTACAAAAACCGGATTTTTTCGGCACCGATCTCGTTGCAGGAACTGTCCCCGGAACTTACCTTAACTCAGGAAAACATTGCCTTTTTTGAGCTGCGGGCCAAAGGCGGCGCTGCCAATGTTACCGTTGGTGTTGCCAATGTGCTGGACACCGGTCGTGGTCATACCAAGGAACTGGCGCTGGATAATCCTCTGATTATGCCATCCCTGACCCATTGTGCCCGAACCATCCGACGCCATGGTTCAATCCCCAGCATTGAACTGTGCCATGCCGGAATGTTTGCCGGTCTGCCCAATCTGGAAAATCCCCATCCCACCAATATCCCTTATGGACCGCTTTATGAAGTAGCCGCAGATGGTACTGTCGTACGCCCATGGGATGAAGGAATGATCATGGAATTAGTGGAAGCTTTTGCCAATGGTGCCCGCCTGGTTAAAACCGCTGGTTTTGAAATGCTAATGGTGCATGCCGCCCATGGCTGGTTGCTGAGCCAGTTCATTTCGCCGACAAACACCCGCTGCGATCAGTTCGGCGGCAGTTTTGAAAACCGCATGCGCTTCCCGGTAATGGTCTTAAAAGCGATCCGCGAAGCCGTCGGACCGGGCTTCCCGATTGAATTCCGAATGAATGCCGTGGAGCTTTTTGAAGAAGGCCATGGTTTGGATGAAGCCATCGAAATCGCTAAATACGTTCAGGAATATGTGGATATCATCCACGTCAGCGCTGGTAATCAAAAAATCGGCGAAACCTTTGTCCGTACCCATCCGGATATGTTCCTGCCACATGGTGTCAATGTCGAATATGCCGCTGCGATTAAAAAGCATGTCAACATCCCGGTAGCAGTAGTTGGTGCCATTACCGATCCGGACCTGTGCGAAGAAATTATCGCTTCCGGCAAGGCCGATATTGTAGAAATGGCCCGTGGCCTGATGGCTGATCCGTTCCTGCCGCAAAAAGCCATGGAAGGCCGTGATCAAGACATCCGTAAATGTATGCGCTGTCACGTCTGTTTTGACACCATCATTATGACCCGTGATACCGCCTGTGCCCTTAACCCGGTTATCGGAGAAGAAGAACTGTACTTCTCGCCACCAGCGGCCCCAGCGAAACTTAAAAAAGTCCTGGTTGCCGGCGGCGGTCCTGGCGGTATGCAGGCAGCCATTACTGCGGCCGAACGCGGTCACAACGTGATTCTCTGCGAAGCCACCGACAAATTGGGCGGCCAGATTCTTTGCGAGGCTCATGTTGATTTCAAGAAAAACTATTTTGAATTTGGCCAATGGTTAATCCATCAGCTGGAACAACTGGATAACGTCGAAATCCGCTTAAACACCCGAGTTGATGCCAAACTTGTTGACGAAATTAAACCAGATGCCTTAATTTGTGCCCTGGGTTCGGACCCACTGGTTCTGGACATTCCTGGAATTGATGACGAACGTGTCATCTATGCCGCAGAGCTGGCCAAAGAAAATCCGAATATCGGTCAGAAAGTGGTTGTCATCGGCGCTGGTCTGGTTGGCTGTGAATCCGCCATTCACTTCCTCCGCGAAAAGAAAGACGTCACCCTAATTGAATGCCGGGATGATTTTGCCGTCGATGCCAATGCTTTCCATAAAATGGCTTTAAATATAAATCTTCGCGATGGTGCGGATATCCGTCTTAACACTACGGTTAAAGCCATTACCAAAGCTGGTGTTGTTGCGGTCGATCAAGATGGCAATGAAGTGGTTTTCCCGGCGGACACGATCTTCTGTGCAGCTGGCATGAAATCCAAATCAGAAGATGTTGAAGCACTGCGTGGTTCCGTCATGGAATTCTGGCCCATCGGTGACTGTGTCAAACCGGGCAAAGTTCAAACCGCCATTCAGCATGGTTATTATGCGGCTCTTGACTTATAA
- a CDS encoding M20 family metallopeptidase, which produces MIQRNIEPMARQRKRHFAIKLDYRALQDKILELQQHFHRHPELAFQEFETTAFIVKRLEKLGYEVQRMDPTGCTAMLPYQKKRRTIIIRVEMDAVPIHELTNSPHKSMRDGVMHACGHDANMAVALVLAEIIAADNHPARVNVKFVFEPAEEIGKGTSFMLKQGVLKSHPVDECVMFHFVNKENAGMEVNDGVASATLGKINVRIKGKSTHWADNTRGIDAIMVAGKVITMVEMLNQTYQLNNPFRIGLGTIKGGTSSSAMAGEVVMNGNIRTVTKAEYDEIGAELYHRLKEIEKEVGADIELHINKTPVLPIVNDQKLIRRAINVGQQVWGASFSLETTVYLAGDNAYQYLEEVPGILMIFAMPGDVSNPLHNPHFVLNDTFLWKALETLHGFVLKSNEEPG; this is translated from the coding sequence ATGATCCAACGAAATATCGAGCCCATGGCTCGGCAACGAAAAAGACACTTTGCGATTAAGTTGGATTACCGCGCTTTGCAGGATAAAATCCTAGAACTCCAGCAGCATTTTCACCGACATCCAGAATTGGCATTTCAGGAATTTGAAACCACCGCATTCATCGTTAAACGACTTGAAAAGCTGGGGTACGAAGTCCAGCGGATGGATCCGACGGGGTGTACTGCTATGCTGCCGTATCAAAAGAAAAGACGGACAATAATTATTCGCGTGGAAATGGATGCCGTACCTATCCATGAACTGACTAACTCTCCCCACAAATCAATGCGCGATGGGGTGATGCATGCTTGTGGTCATGATGCCAATATGGCAGTGGCGTTAGTTCTGGCAGAAATTATTGCCGCCGATAACCATCCAGCTAGAGTCAACGTCAAATTTGTTTTTGAACCGGCAGAAGAAATCGGGAAAGGGACCAGTTTCATGCTGAAGCAGGGTGTTTTGAAAAGTCATCCTGTCGATGAATGTGTGATGTTTCATTTTGTGAATAAAGAAAATGCCGGGATGGAAGTGAATGATGGGGTGGCGTCAGCTACCCTGGGAAAAATAAATGTTCGGATCAAGGGGAAATCCACCCACTGGGCGGATAATACCCGCGGTATTGATGCCATTATGGTTGCCGGTAAAGTCATTACGATGGTTGAGATGCTGAATCAGACCTATCAATTGAATAATCCTTTCCGGATCGGCTTGGGAACCATCAAAGGTGGGACTTCATCATCCGCGATGGCTGGCGAAGTCGTCATGAACGGAAATATCCGGACAGTGACAAAAGCAGAATACGATGAGATTGGTGCAGAGCTGTATCATCGTCTTAAAGAAATAGAAAAAGAAGTTGGCGCAGATATCGAATTACATATCAATAAAACACCGGTACTGCCCATTGTGAATGATCAGAAACTGATTCGCCGCGCGATTAATGTGGGGCAGCAGGTCTGGGGAGCGTCATTTTCGCTGGAAACGACAGTTTATCTTGCCGGCGATAATGCTTATCAGTACTTAGAAGAAGTGCCAGGGATTCTGATGATTTTTGCAATGCCCGGAGATGTTAGCAATCCATTGCACAATCCGCATTTTGTTTTAAATGATACCTTTCTGTGGAAGGCTCTGGAAACCCTTCATGGCTTTGTATTAAAAAGTAATGAAGAACCAGGATAA
- a CDS encoding methyl-accepting chemotaxis protein, whose product MKWRNKFSRKTLLTIGVPILLIYAAAMGTLQFWADAKPGLNGFLMILLVGLAGIVGVILLSVKKTARKLTAIEELTAQLSIEELGIERESQPNDLLDGILESCTSIAKALQNQAEQAEKLAVGDLSGEIGPFSDKDRLGQSLMTIKNAILAVTDVLEAVSVQAERGIFSQSGPTALVTGAYQSQMGSVNQIMAFAQEKIDWFTAILDAMPFPVQAMDNQMKWTFLNKSYEGYLAAAGAIKDRESAVGTDCCNAGATICNSEDCGYRRLTEKGANDTYFEFAGLYNKNTTSFITNRQGEQIGFVEITSDLTPNTKVINYLKAEVARLQQNLLRMAEGDLNFDLTITEADDYTEEVRQQFEQIRDHLQQVQESVGGMVEAGITMTKAVIEGNLEKRTDVSQFKGTWADLVSGMNSILAEIAKPLQEVSGVMAAIEQGDLQVQVCGSYEGEFKNLKNSVNATTGQLNRLITDISEITINIGNGKLDMDKVSDFDGDFSDISNALNTIIAKLNQMLADITCAADQVATGAGQVSNGSQALSQGSTEQASSVQELTASITEIADQTKRNAMDANKARSLATDVMSNAISGNEQMASMQVSMAEINESSEEISKIIKVIDDIAFQTNILALNAAVEAARAGQHGRGFAVVAEEVRSLAARSADAAKETTLLIEGSINKVEMGTRIADETAAALKEIVDGIEKTTAIVVNISEASNEQATSIAQINAGIDQVAQVVQHNSATSEESAAASEELASQAEMLKQMLNQFQLRRS is encoded by the coding sequence ATGAAATGGCGAAATAAATTTTCAAGAAAAACACTGCTCACAATCGGCGTGCCGATCCTGCTGATTTATGCAGCCGCAATGGGCACGCTGCAGTTCTGGGCAGATGCCAAGCCTGGCTTAAATGGTTTTCTGATGATCCTGCTAGTTGGTCTGGCCGGGATTGTCGGGGTGATCCTGCTCTCAGTGAAAAAGACTGCCCGAAAACTGACGGCCATTGAGGAACTGACTGCGCAACTGTCAATCGAGGAATTAGGAATTGAACGGGAAAGCCAGCCTAACGATCTACTGGACGGCATCCTGGAGTCTTGCACGTCTATCGCCAAAGCGCTTCAAAACCAGGCTGAACAGGCAGAAAAGCTGGCGGTTGGGGATCTATCAGGGGAGATTGGCCCATTTTCTGATAAAGATCGTCTGGGGCAGAGCTTGATGACTATAAAAAATGCCATCCTCGCTGTTACCGACGTATTAGAAGCGGTTTCTGTTCAGGCGGAGCGGGGGATTTTTTCGCAAAGTGGGCCCACAGCATTAGTGACGGGTGCGTATCAGTCCCAGATGGGGTCAGTTAATCAGATCATGGCATTTGCTCAGGAAAAAATCGACTGGTTCACCGCAATTCTCGATGCCATGCCATTCCCCGTTCAGGCGATGGATAATCAGATGAAATGGACCTTTCTGAACAAATCCTACGAAGGTTATCTGGCCGCTGCCGGAGCGATTAAGGATCGTGAATCAGCGGTGGGGACGGATTGCTGCAATGCCGGAGCGACGATCTGCAATTCGGAAGATTGTGGGTATCGACGGTTGACCGAAAAAGGAGCAAATGATACCTATTTTGAATTTGCCGGGCTGTATAATAAAAATACCACCTCTTTTATAACCAATCGGCAGGGAGAGCAGATTGGTTTTGTCGAAATTACTTCAGATTTAACCCCTAACACAAAGGTGATAAACTACTTAAAAGCCGAAGTGGCGCGGCTTCAGCAGAACTTGCTGCGGATGGCCGAAGGCGATCTGAATTTTGACCTAACAATCACTGAAGCCGACGACTATACTGAGGAGGTCCGACAGCAGTTTGAACAAATCCGGGATCATTTGCAACAGGTTCAGGAATCCGTGGGCGGAATGGTCGAAGCGGGCATAACCATGACAAAAGCTGTGATCGAGGGAAATCTGGAAAAAAGGACTGATGTGTCGCAATTCAAGGGGACCTGGGCCGATTTAGTCAGTGGTATGAACAGCATTTTAGCAGAAATTGCCAAACCGCTGCAGGAAGTATCCGGGGTGATGGCTGCTATTGAGCAAGGTGATCTGCAGGTACAGGTTTGTGGTTCATATGAAGGTGAATTTAAAAATCTTAAAAATTCTGTAAATGCCACAACAGGGCAATTAAACAGACTAATCACGGATATTTCCGAGATTACGATCAATATTGGAAATGGAAAACTGGATATGGATAAGGTGTCTGACTTTGATGGCGACTTTAGCGATATATCAAATGCATTGAATACAATTATCGCAAAACTGAATCAGATGCTTGCTGATATTACCTGTGCAGCCGATCAGGTTGCGACTGGTGCCGGACAGGTTTCCAATGGTAGTCAGGCTTTATCACAGGGCTCTACTGAACAGGCGAGCTCAGTGCAGGAATTAACCGCATCCATTACGGAAATAGCTGATCAGACCAAACGGAATGCCATGGATGCAAACAAAGCACGATCTTTGGCCACCGATGTCATGAGCAATGCCATCAGCGGAAATGAGCAAATGGCATCGATGCAGGTTTCGATGGCTGAAATCAATGAATCCTCTGAAGAAATATCCAAAATTATTAAAGTCATTGATGATATCGCTTTTCAGACCAATATACTGGCGCTTAATGCTGCGGTTGAAGCCGCCCGAGCCGGCCAGCATGGGCGTGGATTTGCTGTCGTTGCGGAAGAAGTGCGATCGCTGGCAGCCCGGAGTGCCGATGCGGCCAAAGAGACAACTCTGCTGATTGAAGGTTCCATCAATAAGGTTGAAATGGGGACCCGAATTGCCGATGAAACAGCAGCCGCTTTAAAAGAGATCGTCGATGGCATTGAAAAAACAACCGCAATCGTTGTTAACATTTCAGAAGCATCAAACGAACAGGCCACCAGCATTGCGCAGATCAACGCTGGTATCGACCAGGTAGCCCAGGTTGTTCAGCATAATTCGGCCACCTCAGAAGAAAGTGCGGCAGCCAGCGAAGAACTAGCCAGCCAGGCAGAAATGCTGAAGCAGATGCTGAATCAATTTCAGCTGCGCAGAAGCTAA
- a CDS encoding AAA family ATPase has translation MKNCEIGNQTKRVIAVCGKGGVGKTAFTAMLTQALMINEKAGKLIVIDADPAIGLPNTLGIKAERTMGQVRETIIDTAKHGDADDKTKLANLLDYLVLDTLVETDQLAFLAMGRSETQGCYCSVNTLLRCSIELLMQTFDTILIDGEAGLEQINRQVVSEVDDLIILTDTSSRGRETVAHIRKMVTEDGVINCRKLWVVINRVPDGFDETVLKQSIEAMNVPVLGIIDLDENIVAYDAVGKPLTELPADSQAVQRVQAISEKLLNQG, from the coding sequence ATGAAAAACTGTGAAATTGGCAACCAAACTAAACGCGTTATTGCCGTCTGCGGAAAAGGCGGAGTGGGAAAAACGGCCTTTACCGCCATGCTGACCCAGGCCCTGATGATCAATGAAAAAGCCGGAAAGTTGATTGTCATTGATGCCGATCCGGCCATTGGTTTACCAAATACCCTCGGGATTAAGGCCGAACGAACCATGGGGCAGGTCCGCGAAACGATTATTGACACCGCAAAACATGGCGATGCCGACGATAAAACGAAACTGGCTAATTTGCTGGATTATCTGGTGCTGGATACCCTGGTTGAAACGGATCAGCTGGCATTTCTGGCCATGGGTCGTTCAGAAACCCAGGGCTGCTATTGCTCTGTTAATACCTTGCTGCGCTGTTCCATCGAATTGTTAATGCAGACTTTTGATACGATTCTGATCGATGGGGAAGCAGGCCTTGAACAGATCAATCGGCAGGTTGTCAGTGAAGTGGATGATTTGATCATTCTCACAGATACCTCGTCGCGCGGCCGGGAGACGGTGGCCCATATCCGGAAAATGGTGACCGAGGATGGGGTTATTAATTGTCGCAAACTATGGGTGGTCATCAATCGAGTGCCTGACGGATTCGATGAGACGGTACTGAAACAGTCGATCGAGGCGATGAATGTGCCGGTTTTAGGAATCATCGATCTAGATGAAAATATTGTGGCCTATGATGCGGTGGGTAAACCGCTCACCGAGCTGCCTGCAGATTCACAGGCGGTCCAGCGTGTTCAGGCGATTTCTGAAAAATTATTGAATCAAGGTTAG
- a CDS encoding carbon monoxide dehydrogenase, with protein sequence MSEINEAIEFNEISKSIFNYVNKLDGLKKNVRRYQATVRPFEADSSKKSGSTIVLRSDTFLELGSPAAGSMSFVVCSASDDSINDGEIIVIGSEVAESENKQMPLGLVILIAGRALTEEDRFALLNYSIPADLCEGFMIKSTLENIWCRISYEAAAKGLSFQRIGEALISRIKAEFPPAEAVSILFVTSEKQDVLGLKELGEPVSQMVKEMKRKIWEERGVDISQCKPGGHCGACEEKDVCQEVKKISGAYQKEAGKNHEKL encoded by the coding sequence ATGAGTGAAATTAATGAAGCAATTGAATTTAACGAAATAAGCAAGAGCATTTTTAACTACGTTAATAAATTGGACGGATTGAAAAAAAACGTCAGGCGATATCAGGCAACGGTGCGGCCGTTCGAAGCAGACAGCAGTAAAAAATCCGGGTCAACGATCGTGCTCAGATCAGATACCTTTCTTGAACTGGGAAGCCCCGCAGCCGGTTCCATGTCGTTTGTGGTCTGTTCAGCAAGTGACGACAGCATCAATGATGGGGAGATCATTGTAATTGGCAGTGAAGTGGCGGAAAGCGAAAATAAGCAGATGCCTTTGGGACTGGTCATTCTGATTGCAGGCAGGGCACTGACTGAAGAAGACCGCTTTGCGCTGCTGAATTATTCGATACCGGCGGATCTGTGTGAAGGGTTCATGATCAAAAGCACCCTCGAAAACATCTGGTGTCGAATCAGTTATGAGGCTGCAGCAAAAGGTTTGAGTTTTCAGCGGATCGGGGAAGCATTGATCAGCCGGATCAAAGCGGAATTTCCCCCTGCCGAAGCCGTCAGCATCTTGTTTGTGACTTCCGAAAAACAGGATGTCCTCGGGTTGAAAGAACTGGGCGAACCAGTCAGTCAGATGGTCAAGGAAATGAAACGAAAAATCTGGGAAGAACGGGGCGTTGATATTTCCCAGTGTAAACCCGGCGGACACTGCGGCGCCTGTGAGGAAAAGGATGTCTGTCAGGAAGTTAAAAAAATCAGTGGCGCCTATCAGAAAGAAGCAGGAAAAAATCATGAAAAACTGTGA
- a CDS encoding acyl-CoA dehydratase activase — protein sequence MYYCGCDLGSATGKAVIVDDEKIISWAVMNSKGNPEKTAQTVLEKAIAKAGLDSREALSTIVGTGYGREGVSFIQSNISEITCHAHGAFWMNANVRTVIDIGGQDCKVISLNNQGKIFDFMMNDKCAAGTGRFFEAMGRALDCSLEELSKFALESDNPVAISKQCSVFAESEVVTLINKGADIHDIAAGIHDSIARRIFSMANKTGIKAEVVLTGGCAQNQALIRSLEKRLNFKLAPLSENPQIAGALGAALLGRDAYCNNHVKTGEC from the coding sequence ATGTATTATTGTGGATGTGATTTAGGCTCGGCCACTGGCAAAGCGGTGATCGTTGACGATGAAAAAATTATTTCCTGGGCGGTCATGAATTCAAAAGGCAATCCCGAAAAGACGGCGCAGACTGTTCTGGAAAAGGCTATTGCAAAAGCCGGTTTGGATTCGCGGGAGGCCCTGTCAACGATTGTCGGTACCGGCTATGGTCGGGAAGGGGTGTCATTTATCCAGTCGAACATCTCTGAGATTACCTGTCATGCCCATGGGGCCTTTTGGATGAACGCTAACGTCAGAACTGTCATTGATATTGGCGGGCAGGACTGTAAGGTGATTTCGCTGAATAATCAGGGAAAAATTTTTGATTTTATGATGAACGACAAATGTGCCGCCGGCACTGGTCGATTTTTTGAGGCCATGGGGAGAGCCTTGGATTGTTCGCTGGAAGAGCTGTCTAAATTTGCCCTTGAATCTGATAATCCGGTCGCTATTTCCAAACAATGCAGCGTTTTTGCCGAATCCGAAGTGGTCACCCTGATCAACAAAGGGGCTGACATACACGATATTGCAGCGGGCATTCATGATTCAATCGCCCGACGTATTTTTTCCATGGCAAATAAAACCGGTATCAAAGCAGAAGTGGTCTTGACCGGCGGGTGTGCCCAGAATCAGGCGTTAATTCGCAGTTTGGAAAAGCGACTGAACTTTAAACTGGCCCCCTTATCTGAAAACCCGCAAATCGCAGGGGCCTTAGGGGCCGCGCTGTTGGGTCGCGATGCGTATTGTAATAATCATGTCAAAACAGGCGAGTGCTAA